The Bos indicus x Bos taurus breed Angus x Brahman F1 hybrid chromosome 3, Bos_hybrid_MaternalHap_v2.0, whole genome shotgun sequence genome segment ATTCTGGAAAGGAAAATAGCAGTTGAAAAGGCTCTGATATGTTAGTAAACTTAGCAAGTGAGGAACAGGAGAGAGGCCAGTGTGTCTAAAACACAGCAATCCAGGGGAACGTGCTTCCAGATGAGGATGGAGAGGAAGACAGGGACCAGATCACACAGATGAAGACCACAGaaagtttctattttatattgaagtaacTGTTTGAAAACCTTAAGCAGAAGGATAAtgtaatcttcagttcagttcagttgagtcactcagtcgtgtccgaatctttgtgaccccatgaaccgcagcacgccaggcctccctgtccatcaccaactcccggagtctacccaaacccatgtccatcaagtcagtgatgccatccaaccatctcatcctctgccgtcctcttctcctgccctcaatctttcccagcatcgattCTTagccgctcagctttctttaaagtccaactctcacatccattaatgaccactggaaaaaccatataggctggactagatggacctttgttggcaaagcaatgtctctgcttttttctgtcctgtctaggttgatcataactttccttccaaggagtaagcgtcttttaatttcatggctgcaatcaccacctgcggtgattttggagcccagaaaaataaagttagccattgtttccactgtttccccatctatttgccatgaagtgatgggaccagatgccatgatcttcgttttctgaatgttgagttttaagccaactttttcactctcctcttgcactttcaagTCACATTTAAGGTAGAAACTCCAGTTCCTTTGGAGAAGAGACTTGTCCTTGGGCCTAGAGTAGAAGCAGAAAAGTCTGAGATTAGAGGAAGAGATGATGTTTTCTGGGCTCGGATGGTAGCAGAGGAGGGAAAGAGGGCTGAGGGTTACAACGTTCATTCTGCTGACATCCACTTATTCCTCTATTTCAGCTCTACCCCTCCACAGTCACCTCTGCCTAGTTTCTCCTGATTCAGACCCTCTGTGTTTACACTCTTCAGAGTATAAACTGCCAATCTCTTGCTGAGGTGAAGTAACACCAattattgggggtggggggtagggatgGGCAGTGAACTTGCTGTGGGGATCTGGGGATCTAGTTGTTTCCTAGAAAAGCCTTTAAATGACCTACTTGTGTTTAGTCCTGAACCTTTGGAGAGTTCTGCGTGGGTAGATGTGGTTGCTTCTTGCCTTTCTTTGTTAGTTGTCTGGGATTCAGCGTTTTGAATCTGCTGTCAATTCCTACCTGTCAGTTTGCTTTCTAACATGTCTAGTCTTGTTGTCACTGTCTTTCCCTCTTTTTGGCTATCATGGGGCTATGGCTtaaaagaactgcctcattgtTATTTCAGTGGGGTTTAAGTAAAGAGAGAGAGCATAAGTATGATTTGTTGTTATTGGTTTAATTGCAGGTTCATTAAGTGATTGAAAAACCAAAAGCTGGGAATTGGAATATTTTGTGATATGTCAAGCTATGTGCTATTCTTTATACTTGTGTTGGCTTTTAAaagaggagggttcgggatggggaacacatgtatacctgtggcggattcattttgatattcggcaaaactaatacaattatgtaaagtttaaaaataaaataaaattagaaaaaaaaaataaaagagaaatgtaaCTCAATCCTTGGGATTAATAGCTAATGAGTGTACTTTTCTTATACGTTATgctcatttgttttctgtgtaaaAGGCAGTATCTCCCTTATGGAGATAAAGCCTTTTCCATTGCCTCATAGAGAAGACTAGAAGTATTCGGAAATACAGCAGAGATGGCAATATAGCTTAGCTGGTGAGCCAAATTGTGTGGTTCAGATCTCAGCTGTGCAGTTTtctagctgtgtaaccttggacgAGTTACTTCATATCTCTgcttcaattttcttatttgtaagatATGGATTATACATCCTTACCTATAGTgctattttgaagattaaatgacttaatagacctaaagaaaaaaaaacaaacaaacttagaCCTGTTTTTCCTAAGTACTGTACAATTGTTCCttaagaaaaagggaaagggaatCTTTAGGATAGGATACTTACTTAAAGACTGTAATCCCAGTCTGTTGTAGCTGGTAGGCCATAGGATATAAGTGGAAGCTGTCTGTGCTGTTTTTAGGAAATGTCTTAAGTGATCTTACGCTCCTATTACTCCCTAGGTTAGTGGTTTCTCTGACAGTTTGAGTCAGGCATGTTGGCTATTTGGACCACCAGGTGGAATCTTCAACTTGAAGATGGTAGGACAATGGGTGGGAGAGACGGAACCTGAGCTGTAATATCATGAAGCCACCACTCTAGCTCCAGACCTCATATACTTACATAGGAGAGAAATCAACCTCAATTTTGTTTAACTCTTGACCCCTTTTGTTGACCCCTTTTGCTTGCTGACCAAAGGCACTCCACTTTACTTTACATGGACCTTCCAGACCTGACAGTAGAGTGAGAACAAAGTGAGAACAGAGTAGACAGAGAGGGGAGAACAAAGTGGAAGATATTAGCAATGCCTTATTATCTGGAAATGCTTCTCAAGTGGCATTTGTTCCTTGTAGGTACTAAGTGTCAGGCAGGCAGAACTATATTCTTCTTTTACTCATAATCCTAGAGCAGTACTAGGAAGGACCTGATCCAGGAAAAAATGACGATTGAGTCTAAGTTTACAAGTTTCTAGAGCCTTTTCCATCTTACATTCCTGCTATAAAGAGTTATGTTCTTGGAAGTTgctgagagtaaatcttaagcattttcagcacacacacacacacacacacacaggaattaaCTATGTGAGGGGGATATATGTGTTAATTATCTTGATCTCCTTAATCATTctacaatgtatatgtatatggaatCACCATTTTGTCTGCTTCTATGTATAAGTAtatccatcaaaaaaaaaaaaaaaaggagttacaTTTAGTTTTCAGTCTCATGCagctattttaaatggaatactttgagtgtgcatatatattattaCAGTAAATTAGTTTTATTCAGCCAGATTATGATAGTTGTACAAACATTAGCTTAAGCATTTCAAAAATTGTAGTAGAAAGATTGGCCAACATaactatgtatctgttttttgtatttgtttgtctACCTGTGAACCTTTTCAAATACACATTTGACTGGATTTATAGCAATTCAACTATTAGCATTGGTTACTGAAGATGAGAAAGTCTTCACAGctgtaaacaatttttaaaaagcaaacatgaaTTGTGACTTTACAAATCAGTTGGGTAATAAAAattcattagggcttccctggtgggccagtggttaagaatccacctgccaatgcagaggacacaggtttgatccctgtttggggaagattgcacatgccacggggcatctaagcctgtgtgccacaactgctgagcttaaatgctgaagcccatgcgcctagagcctgtgctctgcaacaacggaagccactgcaaggagaagcctgcacaccacaactagagagtagtccccactcacacctagagaaagcccgtgcacagcaaggaagacccagcacagccagaaataaatagttttttcattcattcaaaacataGGGACCATGTGTAAGGTGTAACAATAAAAATTGTGCTGGTAGAAACATtgttctttgggattagaatttGGGATTGGTatttctttgactgtgtggatcacaacaaactggaaattattcaagagatgggaataccagaccacctgacctgcctgctaagaaatctgtatgcaggtcaagaagcaacagttagaaccagacatgaagcaacagactggttccaaattgggaaaggagtacatcaagactgtatattgtcaccccgcttaattaacttatatgcagagtacatcatgtgaaatgcaagcctagatgaagcacaaactagaatcaagattgccaggacaaatatcaataatctcagatatgcagatgacaccacccttatggaagaaagcgaagaagaactaaaggacctcttgatcaaagtgaaagaggagagtgaaaatgttggcttaaagctcaatattcagaaaactaagatcatggcatccagtcccatcactacttggcaaatagatgaggaaacaatggaaacaataagaGACTTTAccttttggggctccagaatcactgcagatggtgactgcagccatgatattaaaagacacttgctccttggaagaaaagctataacttacctagacagcatattcaaaaggagagaccttaccttgccaacaaagatccgtgtagtcaaagctatggtttttccagtaatcatgtatggatgtgagatttggactataaagaaagctgagagctgagctgaagaatcgatgcttttgaactgtggtgttggagaagactcttgagagtcccttggacagcaaggagatcaaaccagtcaatcctaaaggaaatgagtcatgaatattcattggaaggaccgatgctgaagctgaaactccaatactttggccacctgatgcaaagaactgactcattggaaaagaccctgatactgggaaagattgaaggcagaaggagaaggggatgacagaggatgagatggttgcatggcatcactgtctcgatggacatgagtttgagtaaactctgggtgtgggtgatgtacagggaagcctggcatgcacgctccatggagtcacaaagagtcagacaagactgagtaactgaacagatCCATAGACTCTTTCTTTCCTAAGTTTGTTTCTCTTCCTATttctccttcccaatttggattTTTTCCTTCTAGTTGATAAGGGAAAACCTTATCAACTAGACGTATGAAGGCATCATCTGAGATATGTTGGTATAGGTGTTTAGATCAACTCCTTCCAAATCATAGAAATCCTCTCCCCTCAAGTTCCTGGGtatttaattttctgtatttatttgtttaatatctGTATTCACCATTAGACTGTTTTCTCCTTAGGAGAGAAATTTCAACTGTGTTTTACAGTCCTTGGCAGCATACCTGCTAGGtcctcaacaaatattttgaatgGATGAATCCCTATAGTCTGAGCAACTCCTGTTTTCCACATGATGTCATCTaactttcttgttgttgttgttcaactgctcagtcatgtctgactctttgtgaccccatggactgcagcaccccaggctttcctgtccttccccatctcctcaaACTTGCTCAAACctatgtgcattgagttggtgatgccatgcaatcatctcatactctgtcatccccttctcctcctgccttcattcttttccagcatcagggtctttcccagtgagtcagctcttcacatcaggtggccaaagtattggagctttagccttagcatcagtccctccaatgaattttcaggattgatttcctttggaattgactggtttgatgtccttgcagtccaagggactctcataagtcttctctaacactgtggtcaaaagcatcaattcttcagtgctcagccttctttatggtccagctctcacatccatacatgagtactagaaaaaccatagctttgactgttaggacctttgttggcaaagtgatgtctctgctttttaatacgctgtctaggtttgtcatagcttttccttcaaggagcaagtgtcttttagtttcatggctgaagtcaccatctgcagtgattttggagcccaagaaaataaagttagtcAAAAAAATCTGTCTAGAGAGATTGTTTTGGAGTTAGGTTGGAAAAAATCTCCATGATAAAAACTGGGTGAGTTTGCCTGTCTTGTGTTCTATGAATGGTTCTCTGTCAAAGACCTCCCCAGGGGATGAGAAGAGTAAGGTATGTGTGTTTGCATATGACAGGCAAATAATTTGGCATTTTGAGTTCTAACCCatatttccccctttttatttGGATAAAAGCCCAACACAACAATGGACGAATTTTTAGTGCCCATTGGAACTTAGCCGCCAGTGTTAGGCACGTGCTTTTGTCAGGGCTGACTCTAGAAAAGCGTCTTAAACCTTCTGCTCTGCAGTGAGTGGCAGGATCATTGTAaaaactcctgctgctgctgctaagtcgcatcagtcgtgtccaactctgtgcaaccccatagaccgcagcccaccaggctctcccgtccctgggactctccaggcaagaacactggagtgggttgccatttccttctccaatgcatgaaagtgaaaagtaaaagtgaagtcgctcagtcgtgtctgactcttagcgaccccatggactgcagcctaccaggctcctcggtccatgggattttccaggcaagagtactggagtgggccgccattgcCAACTCCTAGGTAGATGGAATCTATGCTGTAATCTCTTGATATTAGATTTGTTTTCAATGCAGAGAACATGTACaggttttgttagatttatacctaaagTGTCTCGTTTTTTGGTAGCTATTGTAAATGgcattaatttttcagttttggtcTCTGTGTTCATTGCTTGCATGTAGAAGTACAGTTGAAGATAGATTTTTGGGTGTTAATCTTGTATACTACAAGCTTGTTAATAAATTCACTCATTAGTTCTAAGATGTTGATTTCCTGGGACTCTCTATGTGGACGATCTTGTTTGAAAATaaggacattttattttattctttctgatctatacgccttttatttctttctcttgccatATTATGCTAAAATTTTCAGTGTAACATTGAACTGGAGTAGTGAGAACAGACATCTTTGTCTTATCCTTTAGTAGGGGCCAGGCACTCAATTTTTTCATCATTAAACCTGATGTTAGCAATAGGTTTTTTGGAGATGGCTTTAATCAGTTTGAAGAAGTTGATTTTTACTTCTAGGTTGCTGGGAGTTTTATCATGATAGGTGTTTTGTCaaggtttttctgcatctatttctataattaagtgattttctttcttcatacTGTTATATGGcaaattacattaattgatttttgaacCACTCTTGCATTCACATTATAAACCCCACTTGACTGAGGCTCCTTATGTTTATGTATTGCTGGATTTGACTTTTCATGAGGTTAATGGtcagtagttttctttcttgaacTGTTTTTGTCTGATCATGGCATCAGAATAATGCTGCTTTGTAAATGAATTGGGAAatctttcctcttccattttaaattggtgttaattttttctttaaattcttgaTTTAAATTCTTGATTAAATTCATAAGGGACGACACCTCTCCTAAACTCCTCCCTACCTCTTCTTCAGAGGTCATTAATCCAGCAcagttcaccataagctatcaattTCAAGTTTATACACACTCCAATTTCACAGAGCCTTGTTTTCCAGCCAACTCCTGTAAGCTGGCTTCCCTTTTTCCTGCAAAAGAGCTCTGATAAATTGTTGTGTTGGATACCACCCACTTCTGTCCTCTCCCTGTTTCCTGGGGTGAAACTGCAGGGTTTTACACCTTCTCTCAATTCTACAGAGCTCTGCAGCCCACCATAACCTCCTGATTCTTTTCCCTAGGTTATTGTACTGAAATGCTGAATCCTTGGGTGCAAGTTTCACTTCTTTCCCTCCCACTTGATGGAGAAGATTCTGAATCACGTGTCTTATCCTTACCTACAGAGCCATTGCAGCTATTAAGAGTCActgattcctttttctctatGGCAGCATAGTAAAATGACAAAGTTTATGGGAATGGCAGGAGGTTGGGTCAAGTTCtacttcttttcctttgtcttgaaAGATAAGGCTCAGAATTGTGTGCTTTGTCTCAGTCCTGGAGAGCCATGCAGGCTGCTAAGAGCTTCTGCCCCTGTTTTTTGTTCTTAGCTTCTCCCAGGAGTCTAACCAATTTGGTTTATCTCAGAGCTCTGAGGGAGGTGACATGGGAATAGGTTTCTTGAGCAGCATTTGGAAAGTCTAGGGAAGTTGGCTGCATGCTTCACTCGTTCTTTGCCCTCAAGGGAAAAAGTGTGGGCTGAGTGGATTTTTCTAGGTGCTGAGTTGTTCTGGCTTAGGGGAAAGGCTGATGTTATTAAAGGAAAACTGCTTCTCATACCCATTTCAGAGAGATATCTCTAAGTTTGTGTTCatctgcatgctaagttgcttccgtcatgtctgactccgcaaCCCAATGgatttagcccaccaggctcctctctccatggggattctccaggcaggaatactggagtgggttgccatgtcctcctccagggcatcttccctacccaggatcaaatccgagtctcctgatctctgcattgcaggtggattctttacctactgagccattggggaagcccatgtgtAACTTCACAACAgttaaaagtaagaaaagaaataagaataaccAATacagatttaaacatttttttaatttaaagatcaATGGAAATGCTTTCACTACATGAATGTTTTTGTAAATgtcttatagtttatttttacgtacattacttattttttattaccaCATTAGTCTTTCTAGAAAAGGAacaatttatgcttttaaaaaagaaactaagacaAAGTGCAAAGAGCTGTGATCTGATACAGGTCATAGTGACAATGGCAACATGACTGTGGACTGAAAGTTAGCTTTCAATATTCCTTCCGGGTCTCTCACTTCCTCTCCTCACATCACTGTGCTACATGCTTGGAGTATGGGTGGACAGAAGGGACTTGGCTGGGTTCTGCTGGTCTTACTCACCCTTTTTCTCCCCAGCCAGATTGTTCATCAGGTAGGATTTGCCCGTGCAGTAGAGGCCCATAATAGCCACCACCACAACAGGCTGCTTGATGGCAGATAGGATCTTCAGGGCTTTCAGATTAACCAGCAGTTGCCCATTAGTGTTCTCACTGAGGCACTCTGGGCCTGGCATGTGGGCCTCTGAGGCCATGTTGCCTTGTCTGCAGGGGAAGAGATGGGATGAATTAGAATTTCCAGGCTAAACAGATCAAGAGCTTTCATCAGGTTATTTTGCATTCAGAAGGAGGAATGTAAAAATCTCCATGATATAATTGTGTCCCCGGTTAACAGAGACAATATcaacaaagagaaagacaatccTAAcgcattttgtgatttttttttttttttttttttggccaatcaCAAAAAAACCTTGGCCATTTATGTCAGCAGAGTATTAGCAAAGTAGCCCATTTAAAATACTGATATGACAGTGACTTACCAATATTCAATCACCCTCATAAGCAAAGTCTTCCATTTAATTTACCATGGAAATCTTCTGTTaggatccacattaaaaaatttatgaaagtgaaaattgctcagttgtgtccaactttttgggaccccatttatagtccatggaattctccagaccaaaatactggagtggttagcctttcccttttccagaagatcttcccaacccagggatcaaacccaggtctcctgcattgcaggcagattctttaccagctgagcctccagggaagcccaagattatgGGAacgggtagtctatcccttcaccagcagatctttctagcccaggaatccaaccggcattgcaggtggaatttaTACTAGAtgttaaatgtaaaac includes the following:
- the LOC113889650 gene encoding guanylate-binding protein 1-like, producing the protein MASEAHMPGPECLSENTNGQLLVNLKALKILSAIKQPVVVVAIMGLYCTGKSYLMNNLAGEKKGPRTSLFSKGTGVSTLNVT